A region of Rickettsia helvetica DNA encodes the following proteins:
- a CDS encoding autotransporter outer membrane beta-barrel domain-containing protein, whose product MSHSIITKIGADINLENDLLLGASFSRFNSRVKYQDQGGSSDLRSSGTSARAKYDTYIFSLYGSRPVSRNMSVAIIGSAGHSKGKKVRSKLMSFEPHLNYRVEMQREVTLIPHIGLRYEYEKVSRHKAQIASSWSIECSKKSYQALSGEIGSRVIFKSIRLNEDAVSNAISTTSITPTVPSS is encoded by the coding sequence ATCAGTCACAGCATAATTACCAAAATTGGAGCAGACATTAACCTTGAGAATGATTTGCTACTCGGTGCTAGTTTTAGCAGGTTTAATAGCCGTGTTAAATATCAAGATCAAGGCGGGTCAAGTGATTTACGAAGCAGCGGAACGAGTGCAAGAGCTAAATATGATACCTATATATTTAGTCTATATGGATCACGTCCAGTAAGCCGCAATATGAGTGTGGCGATCATAGGTTCAGCAGGACATAGCAAAGGTAAAAAAGTAAGATCAAAGTTAATGAGCTTTGAGCCTCATCTTAACTACAGAGTAGAGATGCAGCGAGAAGTAACGCTAATACCTCACATTGGATTAAGATACGAATATGAGAAAGTAAGTCGTCACAAAGCACAAATAGCAAGTAGCTGGTCTATAGAGTGTTCTAAAAAGAGTTACCAAGCCTTAAGCGGTGAGATAGGCAGCCGAGTAATATTTAAATCCATCAGACTAAACGAGGATGCTGTATCTAATGCCATATCTACAACATCAATAACACCAACGGTACCGTCAAGTTAA
- a CDS encoding DnaA N-terminal domain-containing protein, whose protein sequence is MTAKLESLGLLKVFRRKKKQYSKIKDIGILDIGKELDKIEENTVWNQIRKGLREELGEAIDAVWFSKAEATEDKEKGMLILTMPTRFMADWVKNNYSHVLKRLSVGCGINRVE, encoded by the coding sequence ATGACAGCTAAACTTGAGTCTTTAGGACTGCTGAAGGTCTTTAGAAGGAAAAAGAAGCAATATTCTAAAATCAAAGATATTGGAATTTTAGATATCGGTAAGGAATTAGATAAAATAGAAGAAAACACAGTATGGAATCAAATCAGAAAGGGATTGAGAGAAGAGTTAGGTGAGGCTATAGATGCGGTTTGGTTTTCTAAAGCAGAAGCTACTGAGGATAAGGAAAAGGGTATGCTAATCCTAACAATGCCAACAAGGTTTATGGCGGATTGGGTTAAAAATAATTATTCACATGTATTAAAAAGACTTAGTGTAGGATGTGGAATTAATAGGGTGGAGTGA
- a CDS encoding IS6 family transposase, with protein sequence MYITHAPKRHRFPASIISHGVWLYHRFNNSYRDVQEQMAYRGIILSHETVRFWCCKFAVYFQDVIRKSDRKPTDKWHLDEMNIKIKGEVFILWRAVDSEGHELEVLLQKRRNKKSAIRFLSKLLGNYPVPRVIVTDKLRSYIKPVKLMCPKTKHRTHKRLNNRVENAHQPT encoded by the coding sequence ATGTATATTACTCACGCCCCGAAGAGACATCGTTTTCCAGCAAGCATTATCAGTCATGGAGTATGGTTATATCATCGGTTCAATAATAGTTACCGAGATGTTCAAGAACAGATGGCCTATCGAGGTATTATTTTAAGTCATGAGACTGTAAGATTTTGGTGTTGCAAGTTTGCAGTTTATTTTCAAGATGTCATTAGAAAGAGCGATCGGAAACCAACTGATAAATGGCATTTAGATGAGATGAATATTAAGATTAAAGGCGAAGTATTTATATTATGGAGAGCCGTTGACTCTGAGGGGCATGAATTAGAAGTATTACTGCAGAAGCGTCGTAACAAGAAATCAGCTATCCGCTTTTTATCAAAATTATTGGGTAATTATCCAGTTCCAAGAGTAATTGTTACCGATAAGCTCAGGAGTTACATTAAACCGGTTAAGCTTATGTGTCCTAAGACTAAGCATCGCACTCATAAGAGATTAAATAATCGTGTTGAAAATGCTCACCAGCCAACTTAG
- a CDS encoding threonine aldolase family protein yields MQKVKIIDLRSDTITLQTPEVIQAMHTAVVGDFAYGEDKSCNDLTEYCKRLFKVEDALFVTSGMLANRLAIVSQTNPGDEIITHYNYHINFFDSAGNAKVSNIVFNCINNTSGILENKDIEHAINSKPRYKIFAQVKLVTIENSINGFNGKIYPFEKQVELYKYLKSHNINLHLDGARLFNSHVETNIALADYAKYTDTLSVCFSKGLGAPFGSMLLGKNEIIEKARKLQVWLGSGYHQIGYYANAAKYVLQHNIFRLKDDNKLATLFADGITEIQYIKLISPYPETNIVTFSIKELNITNDVFLNACQTYGLLLFPWLQYHIRAVIHLGITRSDIVYAIDTIQKVVSFYNHNKK; encoded by the coding sequence ATGCAAAAAGTAAAAATCATAGATTTAAGGAGTGACACTATAACTTTACAAACCCCAGAAGTTATACAAGCAATGCATACAGCCGTTGTAGGAGATTTTGCTTATGGTGAAGATAAAAGTTGCAACGATTTAACTGAATATTGCAAACGCTTATTTAAAGTAGAAGATGCATTATTTGTTACGAGCGGTATGCTCGCAAATAGACTAGCTATTGTCAGTCAAACAAATCCTGGAGATGAGATAATTACTCATTATAATTATCATATAAATTTTTTTGATAGTGCTGGTAATGCAAAAGTAAGCAATATTGTATTTAATTGTATAAATAATACTAGTGGGATTTTGGAAAACAAGGATATAGAACATGCTATTAATTCTAAGCCAAGGTATAAAATTTTTGCTCAAGTAAAACTAGTGACCATAGAAAATAGCATTAATGGTTTTAATGGCAAAATTTATCCATTTGAAAAACAAGTGGAGTTATATAAATATCTAAAATCTCATAACATAAATCTTCATTTAGATGGGGCTAGGTTATTTAATAGCCACGTTGAAACAAATATTGCTCTAGCAGATTATGCAAAATATACAGATACATTAAGTGTTTGTTTTTCTAAAGGATTAGGAGCTCCATTTGGATCAATGCTATTAGGAAAAAATGAAATTATTGAGAAAGCTAGAAAATTACAAGTTTGGCTAGGTAGCGGATATCACCAAATTGGCTATTATGCTAATGCAGCAAAATATGTTCTGCAGCATAATATATTCCGGCTTAAAGATGATAATAAGCTTGCTACATTATTTGCCGATGGCATCACAGAAATTCAATATATAAAATTAATCTCTCCATATCCTGAAACCAATATAGTCACCTTTAGCATAAAAGAATTGAATATTACCAATGATGTGTTTCTAAATGCATGTCAAACTTATGGCTTGTTATTATTTCCTTGGCTCCAGTATCATATTAGAGCGGTGATTCATCTAGGTATAACGAGATCAGACATTGTCTATGCTATTGATACTATCCAAAAAGTAGTATCGTTTTATAATCACAACAAAAAATAA
- a CDS encoding WG repeat-containing protein has protein sequence MQDMQYEKTVGQLTESKNLNSLKLIKISPCKQFHTLEGKQLYTTRFLYVEKFHEPGLSPVYDKTGAYHINLKGEAAYTKRFNKTHGFYCGRAAVEDEDRWYHIDSHANRVYKQSYQWVGNYQENICVVRRSNKFYHIDLHGNKLYQEAYDYVGDFKDDIAVVYKDGKATHINPQGQLIHNKWHKQLGIFHKGFAIAEDNNGWFHVNILGNAIYRQRYKTIEPFYNGLAMIKAYDGTLGQIDTTGNIKLVISLSEIEAQIHKISAELSGFWKTYLINVAIELDLLNILPATTELLSKQLGIIEPNLQRLLRALWEIELISYNQNKNLWQVLPKGELLKNSPFLPQATKMWVRVATEKNWLKITDLLKQKTIYSYSSFKEQETTLKIKTEFYQALIGYTKLDTREFKNKINIADNTNILLFGIHSLALIEVLINKDKNSINLNYYNDQEIPEELIKNYNVNLITQDNLVKNYDLSIFCRFLQNHDDEKVIFYLRLAKDNKITRILLIETILTDNSPIGGAVDINIMVETGGKLRKLHDWEAILTQVGDLKIFHVLPLTDYLSVIDIRYQ, from the coding sequence ATGCAAGACATGCAATATGAGAAAACCGTTGGTCAGTTAACAGAGAGTAAGAACCTTAATAGTCTAAAGCTTATTAAAATCTCACCTTGCAAGCAATTCCACACATTGGAGGGAAAACAATTATATACAACAAGATTTCTTTATGTAGAGAAATTTCATGAACCAGGACTTTCTCCTGTGTATGATAAAACAGGAGCTTATCATATTAATTTAAAAGGAGAAGCAGCTTACACTAAAAGGTTTAATAAGACCCATGGATTTTATTGTGGAAGAGCAGCTGTAGAAGATGAAGATAGGTGGTACCATATAGATTCCCATGCTAACAGAGTATACAAGCAATCATATCAATGGGTTGGAAACTACCAAGAAAATATTTGTGTAGTAAGAAGATCTAATAAATTTTACCATATTGATTTACATGGTAATAAACTTTACCAAGAAGCATATGATTATGTTGGAGATTTTAAAGATGATATTGCTGTAGTTTATAAGGATGGTAAGGCTACTCATATTAATCCTCAAGGACAATTAATACATAATAAGTGGCATAAACAGCTAGGTATTTTTCATAAAGGATTTGCTATAGCAGAAGATAATAATGGTTGGTTTCATGTAAATATATTAGGTAATGCAATTTACCGACAAAGATATAAAACAATTGAGCCATTTTATAATGGACTTGCTATGATTAAGGCTTACGACGGTACTTTAGGACAAATTGATACCACAGGCAATATAAAGCTTGTTATTTCTTTATCAGAGATAGAAGCTCAAATACATAAAATTTCTGCAGAGCTTTCCGGTTTTTGGAAAACCTATTTGATAAATGTCGCCATTGAGCTTGATTTATTAAATATCTTACCCGCAACTACGGAATTATTATCTAAGCAATTAGGTATTATTGAGCCAAATTTACAAAGATTACTCAGAGCTCTGTGGGAAATAGAATTAATATCATATAACCAAAATAAGAATTTGTGGCAAGTTTTACCAAAAGGAGAATTGCTAAAAAATAGTCCATTTTTGCCTCAGGCAACAAAAATGTGGGTAAGAGTTGCTACTGAAAAAAATTGGTTAAAAATAACAGACTTATTAAAACAAAAAACTATATATTCATATTCGTCTTTTAAGGAACAAGAAACTACTTTAAAAATAAAGACAGAATTTTATCAAGCTTTGATAGGTTACACTAAACTTGATACTAGGGAATTTAAGAACAAAATAAATATAGCAGACAATACAAATATATTACTATTTGGCATACATTCTTTAGCTTTAATTGAAGTCCTAATAAATAAAGATAAAAACTCTATAAACTTAAATTATTATAACGATCAAGAAATTCCAGAAGAATTAATAAAAAACTATAATGTTAATTTGATTACTCAAGATAATTTAGTCAAAAATTATGACTTAAGCATATTTTGTCGTTTCTTGCAAAATCATGATGATGAGAAAGTAATATTTTATTTAAGACTTGCAAAAGATAATAAAATAACACGTATTTTGCTAATTGAAACTATCTTAACTGATAATTCACCAATTGGGGGGGCTGTAGATATCAATATAATGGTTGAAACAGGTGGCAAATTAAGAAAATTGCATGATTGGGAAGCAATATTAACACAAGTAGGTGATTTAAAAATATTTCATGTGTTACCTTTAACTGATTATTTATCAGTTATTGATATCAGGTATCAGTAA
- a CDS encoding ABC transporter ATP-binding protein, with product MNNTTLHNFKTVLLFILNILSQFKVNIAIMFFVSLMWAIDLSLRKYVVKDILDTAVKYQDNNVAEHLFLPISLYIFMALFITTIFRLYGYFVDIRMVPLLKEKIAGRAFDALLNQSHSYFIHNFPGDLTHKVNNLVDSTIELIKLSIDRFFAYSLALVFAIYILSLANLKFAIATLIWVSIFILVSILYFQKLSNLANHYSSCTTKTTANLADSLSNITTIHLFAKQTYQRFKFLQIYQKKIDAEKRMQWAYFWIWLIYGYSFELLQAISLYLLIYGYQSGEIGIGDIALVLAINIAIVEFLNQLTRDLTQFSTHFARVSDALSSINNRLEIINKDNATELEVNKGEIKFQQVLFFYPDKKPLFKDFSVTINPKEKVGIVGYSGSGKSTFINLILRFFEIKAGIIQIDNQSIIDVTQNSLMQKIAVVPQDLILFHDTILENIRYGNNEATEQEVVQAAKFAGIHKFTNSLLKGYHTIVGEKGVKLSGGERQRIIIARAFLKNAPILLLDEATNQLDSITEKEIQASLFKLMQHKTAIVIAHRLSTLLYMNRILVFDHGTIVQDGSHSELVAQYGFYQNLWNTQTDDILRY from the coding sequence ATGAATAACACTACATTGCATAATTTTAAGACAGTTCTTCTATTTATCTTAAATATATTATCTCAATTCAAGGTAAATATAGCAATAATGTTTTTCGTATCTTTAATGTGGGCTATTGATTTATCTTTGAGAAAATACGTGGTAAAAGATATTTTAGATACAGCGGTAAAATATCAAGACAATAATGTTGCTGAACATCTTTTTTTACCTATAAGTCTTTATATTTTTATGGCATTGTTTATTACTACTATTTTTAGGCTTTATGGTTATTTTGTAGATATAAGAATGGTGCCTTTACTTAAAGAGAAAATAGCTGGCAGAGCTTTTGATGCATTATTAAACCAAAGCCATTCTTACTTTATACATAATTTTCCAGGCGATCTAACTCATAAAGTAAATAATCTAGTTGATAGTACAATAGAATTAATTAAACTATCTATAGATCGTTTTTTTGCTTATAGTTTAGCATTAGTTTTTGCTATTTATATTTTATCGTTAGCAAATCTAAAGTTTGCTATAGCTACTTTAATTTGGGTAAGTATTTTTATATTAGTTTCAATTTTATATTTTCAAAAACTCAGTAATTTAGCTAATCACTATTCAAGTTGCACTACTAAAACTACTGCAAATCTAGCTGATAGTTTATCAAATATAACAACAATACATCTATTTGCTAAACAAACTTATCAGAGGTTTAAATTTTTGCAGATTTACCAGAAAAAAATAGACGCAGAAAAAAGAATGCAATGGGCGTATTTCTGGATTTGGCTCATATATGGTTATTCATTTGAATTATTACAAGCTATAAGCCTGTACTTGTTAATTTATGGTTATCAATCAGGAGAGATAGGCATTGGAGATATAGCCCTTGTACTTGCTATTAATATAGCAATAGTAGAGTTTTTGAACCAACTTACTAGAGATTTAACTCAATTTTCAACTCATTTTGCTAGAGTTTCAGATGCCTTATCTTCTATAAATAATAGATTGGAAATTATAAATAAAGACAATGCAACAGAACTTGAGGTCAACAAGGGAGAAATAAAATTCCAGCAAGTTTTATTTTTTTACCCTGATAAAAAACCTTTATTTAAAGATTTTTCCGTTACTATTAATCCTAAGGAAAAAGTAGGTATAGTAGGCTACTCTGGTAGTGGTAAATCTACCTTTATAAATTTAATCTTAAGATTCTTTGAGATTAAAGCAGGAATTATACAAATTGATAATCAATCTATAATTGATGTTACTCAAAATTCTTTAATGCAAAAAATAGCTGTTGTACCTCAAGATTTGATTTTATTTCATGACACTATTTTAGAAAATATTCGCTATGGTAATAATGAGGCAACTGAGCAAGAAGTAGTGCAAGCAGCTAAATTTGCAGGCATTCATAAGTTTACCAATAGTTTGCTTAAAGGTTATCATACTATAGTAGGAGAAAAAGGTGTGAAATTGTCAGGAGGTGAGAGGCAAAGAATAATAATTGCTAGAGCTTTTCTTAAAAATGCTCCTATATTACTTCTTGATGAGGCAACAAATCAGTTAGATTCAATAACAGAAAAAGAAATCCAAGCAAGTTTATTTAAGTTAATGCAACATAAAACTGCAATTGTCATAGCTCATCGCCTTTCCACTCTTCTGTATATGAATCGTATTTTAGTATTTGATCATGGTACGATAGTTCAAGATGGCAGTCATTCTGAGTTGGTTGCACAGTATGGATTTTATCAAAATCTATGGAATACACAAACAGATGATATATTACGTTATTAA
- a CDS encoding glycosyltransferase — MKILTVIHGYPPYYSAGSEVYSQTLARKLSDNHEIQVFARHENSFLPSFHYSTVLDYGDPRILLHLINIPITKYRYKFINEEVNIRFEKIIDDFKPDLIHFGHLNHLSISLPEIATKRGIPTVYTLHDFWLMCPRGRFVQRNSEELLKLCDGQEDKKCATECYKGYFTGDEGLLNAEIAYWQQWVSTRMKQTKKIVEYVDHFIAPSKFLMNKFVKEFNIPHTKISYLDYGFDLNRLKDRNRIPEEDFIFGYIGTHTPEKGIDLLLKAFSSLSANAKLRIWGALSQETAGLKAIANHFPQKVKDKIEWMGNYENENIVTEVFNKVDAIVIPSIWGENSPLVIHEAEQLRIPVITADYGGMAEYVQDGINGLLFKHRDIESLSEKMENLNIDKNLYTKLTKKGYLYSNDGNVPSISEHTIELEKIYFNIIANKKKSVSTKPGPWRITFDTNPDYCNYACIMCECFSPYSKVKENKKAEGIKPKIMPIATIRKVIQEAAGTPLREIIPSTMGEPLMYKHFNEIINICHEYGLKLNLTTNGSFPAKGAQKWAELLVPILSDIKISWNGASKEVNEKIMIGSKWEAVTKNLKIFLDVRDEYFSKTKQRCSVTLQLTFLESNLLELYDIVKIAIGLGVDRVKGHHLWAHFEEIKNLSMRRDEASVQRWNIEVKRLYELRDAMLLPNGKKIILENFTILAKEGVEDLAPGGPCPFLGKEAWVNPEGNFSPCCAPDELRKTLGNFGNVNEIKLEDIWQSNQYKDLQQNYFNHELCKTCNMRKPLVS, encoded by the coding sequence ATGAAAATATTGACAGTTATTCATGGCTACCCGCCCTATTATAGTGCTGGTTCTGAAGTATATAGTCAAACTCTTGCTCGCAAACTATCTGACAACCATGAGATACAAGTTTTTGCTAGGCATGAAAATAGCTTTTTACCCAGCTTTCACTACAGTACAGTCTTAGATTATGGAGATCCTAGAATTTTATTACATTTGATTAATATACCTATAACTAAATACCGTTATAAATTTATTAATGAAGAAGTAAATATAAGATTTGAAAAAATAATAGATGATTTCAAACCTGATCTTATCCATTTTGGTCATCTGAACCATTTATCGATAAGTTTACCTGAAATTGCCACAAAAAGAGGTATACCAACAGTATATACTTTACATGACTTTTGGTTAATGTGTCCAAGAGGAAGATTTGTTCAACGTAATTCTGAGGAATTACTAAAACTTTGTGATGGTCAAGAAGATAAAAAATGTGCAACAGAGTGTTATAAAGGATATTTTACAGGAGATGAAGGATTGTTAAATGCAGAGATAGCTTATTGGCAACAATGGGTTTCTACTAGAATGAAACAAACAAAAAAAATAGTTGAGTATGTTGATCATTTTATTGCTCCATCAAAATTCTTGATGAATAAGTTTGTTAAAGAATTTAATATCCCACATACAAAAATTTCTTATCTTGATTATGGTTTTGATTTAAATCGTCTAAAGGACAGAAATAGAATACCAGAAGAAGATTTTATTTTCGGTTATATTGGCACTCACACTCCAGAAAAAGGTATAGATTTGTTGCTTAAAGCTTTTTCCAGTTTATCAGCAAATGCTAAGCTTAGAATTTGGGGAGCGTTAAGCCAAGAAACTGCTGGACTTAAAGCCATAGCTAATCACTTTCCACAAAAGGTCAAAGATAAAATAGAATGGATGGGAAATTACGAGAACGAAAATATAGTTACAGAAGTATTTAATAAGGTTGATGCTATTGTTATTCCATCAATCTGGGGGGAAAATTCTCCATTAGTGATTCATGAGGCTGAGCAATTAAGAATACCTGTCATTACTGCTGATTATGGTGGTATGGCAGAATATGTCCAAGATGGGATAAACGGATTATTATTTAAGCACAGAGACATAGAAAGTTTATCAGAGAAGATGGAAAATTTAAATATAGATAAAAATCTATATACTAAACTTACTAAAAAAGGTTACCTTTACTCCAATGATGGTAACGTACCTTCTATAAGCGAACATACTATAGAACTTGAAAAAATTTATTTTAATATAATTGCAAACAAGAAGAAATCAGTATCTACAAAGCCTGGGCCTTGGAGGATTACTTTCGATACTAATCCAGATTATTGTAATTATGCTTGTATAATGTGTGAATGTTTTTCCCCTTATAGTAAAGTCAAAGAAAACAAAAAAGCTGAAGGAATTAAACCTAAAATAATGCCAATTGCAACTATTAGGAAGGTAATACAAGAAGCGGCCGGGACGCCTTTAAGAGAAATCATCCCTTCTACTATGGGAGAGCCTCTAATGTATAAACACTTTAATGAAATAATAAACATATGTCATGAATATGGATTAAAATTGAATCTAACAACTAATGGATCCTTTCCTGCTAAGGGAGCTCAAAAATGGGCGGAGTTATTAGTACCCATTTTATCGGACATTAAAATTTCTTGGAATGGGGCTAGTAAAGAAGTAAATGAGAAGATTATGATTGGCTCAAAATGGGAAGCTGTAACAAAAAATTTAAAAATCTTTCTTGACGTGCGAGATGAGTATTTTTCTAAAACAAAACAACGGTGTAGCGTCACATTACAATTAACATTTTTAGAAAGTAACCTACTAGAGTTGTATGATATAGTGAAAATAGCTATAGGGTTAGGTGTTGATAGAGTTAAAGGGCATCATTTATGGGCGCATTTTGAAGAAATTAAAAATTTATCAATGAGAAGAGATGAAGCGTCAGTACAAAGATGGAATATTGAGGTAAAAAGATTGTATGAATTAAGAGATGCTATGTTATTGCCAAATGGCAAGAAGATAATATTAGAAAATTTTACTATCCTTGCCAAAGAAGGAGTAGAAGATTTAGCTCCAGGTGGCCCATGCCCTTTTTTGGGTAAAGAAGCGTGGGTTAATCCTGAAGGCAATTTTAGCCCTTGTTGTGCTCCTGATGAGTTACGAAAAACGCTAGGAAATTTTGGCAATGTAAATGAAATAAAATTAGAAGATATATGGCAGAGTAACCAATATAAAGACTTACAACAAAACTATTTTAATCATGAGTTATGCAAGACATGCAATATGAGAAAACCGTTGGTCAGTTAA
- a CDS encoding threonine aldolase family protein has product MKIQIDFFSDTNTNPSVEMRRAMARAEVGNEVAGEDPTVNALIKETCKILGKPAGIFLVSGTMCNVIAYKTHIKNPGDYLILDETSHPLLVQSGLIAGQAHATPLPIKGNRGIFTINQIREFIVCPNLRNIPKARLVSIEQTTNFGGGAIWSLEDIKDISKLCRANNVSTHLDGARLFNACAYTKIAPKEYADYFDSVFIDFSKGLGAPMGAVLVGSEKFIEQAWYYKFQIGGGMHQAGIIAAGCLYGLENNITSLKEDHKKTHYLVECLNNIEQIAIDPNLYKTNIAYFTLVNTSISDKQLVDILITTYGIRMPIILDKIRVITHNDISYKNIDTTVLAIKKILDEGVRKFV; this is encoded by the coding sequence ATGAAAATACAAATTGATTTCTTCAGCGATACAAATACTAATCCTTCTGTTGAAATGAGGAGGGCTATGGCAAGAGCCGAAGTTGGTAATGAAGTCGCAGGCGAAGATCCAACTGTAAATGCATTAATCAAAGAAACCTGTAAAATATTAGGCAAACCTGCTGGAATATTTTTAGTTTCTGGTACAATGTGTAATGTAATTGCATATAAAACTCATATTAAAAACCCAGGAGACTATTTAATACTTGATGAAACATCACATCCATTATTAGTACAATCTGGTCTCATTGCCGGTCAAGCACATGCCACTCCATTACCAATAAAAGGCAATAGAGGTATATTTACGATAAATCAAATTAGAGAGTTTATTGTTTGTCCTAACTTAAGAAACATACCAAAGGCTAGATTAGTATCAATTGAACAAACCACAAACTTTGGTGGTGGTGCTATATGGTCTTTAGAAGACATTAAAGATATTTCCAAATTATGTAGAGCAAATAATGTATCAACTCATTTAGATGGAGCTAGATTATTTAATGCTTGTGCTTATACTAAAATTGCTCCAAAGGAATATGCAGATTATTTTGATTCTGTGTTTATTGATTTTAGTAAGGGACTTGGAGCCCCTATGGGTGCTGTACTAGTTGGTAGTGAGAAATTTATAGAGCAAGCTTGGTACTATAAATTTCAAATTGGTGGTGGAATGCATCAAGCTGGTATTATTGCAGCTGGGTGCTTGTATGGCTTAGAGAATAATATAACTTCCTTAAAGGAAGACCATAAAAAAACACATTACCTCGTAGAATGTCTAAATAATATAGAACAAATTGCTATAGATCCAAATTTGTACAAAACAAATATAGCATATTTTACATTAGTCAATACCTCTATATCTGATAAGCAATTAGTCGATATATTAATAACAACATATGGAATACGGATGCCTATCATATTAGATAAGATCAGAGTTATAACTCATAATGATATAAGTTATAAGAATATTGATACCACTGTATTGGCTATCAAAAAGATTTTAGATGAGGGCGTCAGAAAGTTTGTGTAG
- a CDS encoding phytanoyl-CoA dioxygenase family protein has protein sequence MEKLQNDGFLIIKNLISLDLVTWHLNDIKNKIAGSAEELGISVSDYLNCTGRWVTPSQITRTISDLLNDIIKDKLEKLLQCQIINKKSNVICKTADLVDVVPFHQDIAYSPDNPYHFSVWLALNDVYEASGALQIIKNSHNWKIKPAVDFWSPYFIDKYSNKLTNQHTITLPISAGEAIVFNSKLWHGSVENLDAKDRFAYVTRWVIKDREFPVIPKPKPLVFGMFNCGSLTEEILKKSLLYFNKSHDIKENSKEELIKTWLSYLENNSDIFEINTIKASKDLSKLLILNQAATLHNAGDISGKIHRNLWFSLLNFLNAKVQVIKI, from the coding sequence ATGGAAAAATTACAAAATGATGGTTTTTTGATTATAAAGAATCTTATTTCTTTAGACTTGGTTACTTGGCATTTAAACGATATTAAAAATAAAATCGCTGGATCAGCAGAAGAACTTGGTATATCTGTTTCAGATTATCTAAATTGTACTGGAAGATGGGTTACTCCATCACAAATTACTAGAACTATTTCAGATTTATTAAATGATATTATTAAAGATAAGCTTGAAAAATTATTGCAATGTCAAATAATAAATAAAAAATCAAATGTTATATGTAAAACTGCTGATCTAGTTGATGTTGTCCCTTTCCACCAAGATATTGCTTACAGTCCTGATAATCCTTATCACTTTTCTGTATGGCTCGCGTTAAATGATGTATATGAAGCTTCAGGTGCTTTGCAAATTATAAAAAATAGTCATAATTGGAAGATAAAGCCAGCTGTTGATTTTTGGTCACCATATTTTATCGATAAATATTCAAATAAATTAACTAATCAACACACTATAACATTACCTATTTCAGCAGGGGAGGCTATAGTTTTTAATTCAAAATTATGGCATGGTAGTGTAGAAAATTTAGACGCTAAAGATAGGTTTGCTTATGTTACACGATGGGTTATAAAGGATAGAGAATTTCCTGTCATCCCAAAACCTAAGCCATTAGTTTTTGGGATGTTTAATTGTGGTTCATTAACAGAAGAGATCCTAAAAAAGTCTTTATTATATTTTAATAAGTCCCATGATATAAAAGAAAATAGCAAAGAAGAACTTATAAAAACTTGGTTATCTTATCTAGAAAATAATTCTGATATTTTTGAAATTAATACTATTAAAGCTAGTAAAGATCTATCAAAATTACTTATTCTGAATCAAGCAGCTACACTGCATAACGCTGGAGATATTTCTGGAAAAATACATAGAAATCTATGGTTTTCTTTGCTCAATTTTTTAAATGCAAAAGTCCAAGTAATAAAAATCTGA